CTTTGAGCGCCTCGGATACGCGATCTGCATTGCGGGTCACGCTGTAGCGAGCAGCGACTTCCTCATTAACCCGCTGTGCTAGCTCTTCGGAATCCGTGATAAGTACCGAAGCAGCAAGCACATCATGTTCAGCTTGACTAATGAGGTCGTAGGCGATCCAGACTGGGTTTGCCTGCGAATCGGCAACAATAGCAATTTCTGTTGGACCCGCCTCAGAGTCGATGCCAACTACCCCACGCACCAAACGCTTGGCAGCAGTGACAAAGATATTGCCGGGGCCAGTAATCATATCGACAGGTTCCAAGACTTCAGCACTATCCTGCTGAGTATCATCACCATAGGCCAGCAATGCCACTGCTTGCGCACCGCCAGTAGCCCAAACCTCAGTTACCCCCAAAAGCTTAGCTGCGGCCAAAATAGTGGGGTGAGGCCATCCACCGTGATCTTTTTGCGGAGGGGAAGCAACGACTAATGATTCCACTCCCGCTTCTTGCGCAGGGACTACGTTCATAATGACGCTGGAGGGATACACAGCGTTTCCGCCAGGAACGTAAAGGCCGACGCGAGATACCGGAATGAACTTCTCTGTGATTGTTGCGCCTTCGCCAAAGGAGGTTGTGTGTTGCGCTGGAAGCTGCTCGGAGTGAACTGCACGTACTCGGGCGATCGATTCTTTCAGTGCATCAATGACTTTGGGGTCCAAGCTGTCAAGGGCCTGATCTATGACATCGTGCGGCACTCGAATTGATGCTGGGCGAACGTGATCGAATTTTTCTCCGTAATCAAGTGCGGCAGCAGCGCCTCTATTTTTAACGTCGGTAACCACAGGCTCGACGATCGGTAATACCGAATTAATATCCGTTCCGCCTCGTGGCAATGTTCTACGCAGCTCACTTGTGGTGGGAACGTGTCCGCGAAGATCAATCACATTCAACATAATTTTACGTTTCCTCAATATTTTTCGATGTTTCCCGTAAAAACACCGCCTACGATGGATCTAAAGCTCACATTATATGCAGCCATCTCCACTACTAGGCATATGGAGCACCCCCGTCATGGTGAAGGCCATCACGAGGGCACACACCATGAAAGTTTTCACGGCCATTTGGCCTCACGCTTTGTATTGGGCCATTCTATCGTTGTAGTTCCACCTGCATAGAGATATTTTTCTGCTTCTACCCCCTAATCTCGGTAGCTTATTCCTTCATGTTTCTGTGATCTGCCAGCTGCTAGACTGCTAAAGTTCTCACGGATTGTTCAATACACAAGGAAAGAAGGTGCAAGGGGTGGGCACACATTCAAACGAGCCAACATTAGGGGTTCAATTTTCTTCTGTTTCCTGTAATCCCATCACCCTGCACAGTGTGGAGAGCATCCTGTCACGACTGGGTTTTGTCCATCGCCGGATTATGGTGCACCACAGTAGCGTGATCGAAATCGAATGGCGCGAATATAGCCTGATTGTTGGCCTCGTCAATGAAAATGCTTGTGGAACGATTACTGAAGTAGACACTCATCATCAGGATTCAGCGCAAGCTAATCCACAATTGATTGTCGAGGGCTTTTTAAACGGCCACCTGCCGTTAGATGAGTTTTCTCGGGTAGCAGAAAGTGTGAACTCGTGGAACAACGAGCGCGTAAGCCCGTCAGCGCGCATTCGCGTTAATGATTCAGGATCGCTTTCTGTTGCATTTAGGTCAAGCAACTCTATTTCACTTCCGCAAACTGACCTGCAACTGGCAGAGTTTTTGCAGCTTGCATGCGATGCCACTGCCCTTGCGGTTCGCACATTCCTCGACGTTTTTCCTGCGCTGTCAGTAGACCACCAACAGTTACTCAATGCGCACCTCTATGAGGATGCTTCTTCTGGTTTTTTCGATCTAGGAGATGACACTTCGGATGTGCCCACTGTGGTCACGATGGACAGAATCTCTCCGGTTATGGAAGAGATCACTTCCACTGCGGATTCTTTGGAGGTCTTATACGCACCAATTTGGCATTCCGAAGCCATGATTGCTTGTGATCTAGAGTCCGGCCCCACCATCATGATGTGGGCGGAGTGGGATTCTGGGTTACAGCGCAGTGATTTTATGCGGATATTTCTTATTTGTAATCGTTGGAATGACGAAGCAGTTGCAACGAAAGCTTTTATCGCTAATAAAGACGAGACGCTTAAAATCCGTGTAGAGACTCATATCGATGCTGGTGGTGGCCTTACCGATACTCAGCTGACTACTTTTCTCACCGAGGGGTTTAACGCATTGATGCACAGCATCTCACAATTAAAAAGCCCAAAGTACGGGCTTTACGACGCCCCTCCGCACCAAGAATAACGCTTAGCCATCAATGTTACGGTTGTCGGCCGAAACGTCGTTGTCGCTATCGTCATCGACATGAATGAAAAGCGATAGCCAAAAAGCGCATCCG
The sequence above is drawn from the Corynebacterium rouxii genome and encodes:
- the hisD gene encoding histidinol dehydrogenase — its product is MLNVIDLRGHVPTTSELRRTLPRGGTDINSVLPIVEPVVTDVKNRGAAAALDYGEKFDHVRPASIRVPHDVIDQALDSLDPKVIDALKESIARVRAVHSEQLPAQHTTSFGEGATITEKFIPVSRVGLYVPGGNAVYPSSVIMNVVPAQEAGVESLVVASPPQKDHGGWPHPTILAAAKLLGVTEVWATGGAQAVALLAYGDDTQQDSAEVLEPVDMITGPGNIFVTAAKRLVRGVVGIDSEAGPTEIAIVADSQANPVWIAYDLISQAEHDVLAASVLITDSEELAQRVNEEVAARYSVTRNADRVSEALKGQQSGIVLVDDLPTAVIVADAYAAEHLEIHTADSHKVAEQIRNAGAIFVGGYSPVPLGDYSAGSNHVLPTSGSARYSSGLSTHTFLKPVNVIYYDEVALKEISDTVITLADAEDLPAHGEAIRTRFENLGN
- a CDS encoding YbjN domain-containing protein, whose amino-acid sequence is MGTHSNEPTLGVQFSSVSCNPITLHSVESILSRLGFVHRRIMVHHSSVIEIEWREYSLIVGLVNENACGTITEVDTHHQDSAQANPQLIVEGFLNGHLPLDEFSRVAESVNSWNNERVSPSARIRVNDSGSLSVAFRSSNSISLPQTDLQLAEFLQLACDATALAVRTFLDVFPALSVDHQQLLNAHLYEDASSGFFDLGDDTSDVPTVVTMDRISPVMEEITSTADSLEVLYAPIWHSEAMIACDLESGPTIMMWAEWDSGLQRSDFMRIFLICNRWNDEAVATKAFIANKDETLKIRVETHIDAGGGLTDTQLTTFLTEGFNALMHSISQLKSPKYGLYDAPPHQE